The genomic interval atgttattattattataacaattaTGATTGATTGAATGCGATACTTTGTCATTGAACtcttattaattatttataacACAAATTATGAGATATTATTTATAACATGGACATTGTTTGAGAAAATCTTTTAGAAAAATTCAAGTGACACAGCATTGACATACGCAAAACTACTGTGGATGTAGGTCTACAGCCTAACTCTTGATGTAGGCATACCTGGtggaagtaggcctacctgggggagggggaggtgggcctaccaggtggaggtggatgtaaGCCTACCTGGTgggtgtaggcctacctgggggaggtggaggtgggactaccaggtggaggtggatgtaaGCCTACCTGGTGGGTGTAGGCCTACCAGGTGGAGGTGGGTctacctggtggaggtggatgtagaCCTACCGGTTGGATGTAGCCCTACCTGGGGGAGGTGGATGTAGACATACCTGGTGGAGGTCCGCTGCCCTCTTTCTGTTGTCCTACTGTGAAACACTCAGCAGTGCAATATTAAAAGGGCATCGGCTCCTCGCTGCTCATCGGCTCCTCGCTCCTCTGTCTACTAACAGGCTTAGCATCCACCGTACAGGCTTAGCATTCACCGTACAGGCTTAGCATTCACCGTACAGGCTTAGCCTTCACCGTACAGGCTTAGCCTTCACCGTACAGGCTTAGCATTCACCGTACAGGCTTAGCCTTCACCGTACAGGCTTAGCCTTCACCATACAGGCTTAGCATCCATCATACAGGCTTAGCCTTCACCATACAGGCTTAGCCTTCACCATACAGGCTTAGCCTTCACCATACAGGCTTAGCATCCACCATACAGGCTTAGCCTTCACCATACAGGCTTAGCCTTCACCATACAGGCTTAGCCTTCACCATACAGGCTTAGCCTTCACCATACAGGCTTAGCATCCACCATACAGGCTTAGCCTTCACCATACAGGCTTAGCCTTCACCATACAGGCTTAACCTTCACCATACATGCTCAGCCTTCACCATACAGGCTTAGCCTTCACCATACAGGCTTAACCTTCACCATACAGGCTTAGCCTTCCCCATACAGGCTTAGCATTCACCATACAGGCTTAACTTTCACCATACAGGCTTAGCATTCACCAAACAGGCTTAGCCTTCACCAAACAGGCTTAGCATTCACCGTATAGGCTTAGCCTTCACCAAACAGGCTTAGCATTCACCAAACAGGCTTAGCATTCACCAAACAGGCTTAGCCTTCACCAAACAGGCTTAGCCTTCACCAAACAGGCTTAGCATTCACCAAACAGGCTTAGCATTCACCAAACAGGCCTAGCCTTCACCAAACAGGCTTAGCCTTCACCAAACAGGCTTAGCATTCACCAAACAGGCTCAGAACCTGCTGGGGTCCTCTGCCATGATGACGTTGCACTACTGTTCCAAACGCCCAAGCAGTGCAACAGTATTGTCATAGCAGAGGGCCTACGCACATCCTACCGGTAGGCCTACTGCTCTACTGCTGCTGATGGGACAGCAGGAAACTCCCCCTGGACCTGCAGGTAGGTCTACTGGGCCAAGAGAACCTACTATTCATACACGCTGAGGAGACATATACATTGGAAGAAGTAGGCTACCATGTGTTTATACTAGAGGCAGTAGACTACCATGTCTCTAAACTAGAGGCAGTAGGCTACCATGTGTTTATACTAGAGGCAGTAGGCTACCATGTCTCTAAACTAGAGGCAGTAGGCTACCATGTCTCAAAACTAGAGGCAGTAGGCTACCATGGGTTAAACTAGAGGCAGTAGGCTACCATGTCTCTAAACTAGAGGCAGTAGGCTACCATGGGTTAAACTAGAGGCAGTAGGCTACCATGTGTTTATACTAGAGGCAGTAGGCTGCCATGTCTCTAAACTAGAGGCAGTAGGCTACCATGGGTTTATACTAGAGGCAGTAGGCTACCATGTCTCTAAACTAGAGGCAGTAGGCTACCAAGGGTTAAACTAGAGGCAGTAGGCTACCATGTCTCTAAACTAGAGGCAGTAGGCTACCATGGGTTAAACTAGAGGCAGTAGGCTACCATGGGTTTAAACTAGAGGCAGTAGGCTACCATGGGTTTAAGCTAGAGGCAGCCGGCTGCCATGGGTTTAAACTAGAGGCAGTAGGCTACCATGGGTTTAAACTAGAGGCCGTAGGCTACCATGGGTTTAAGCTAGAGGCAGTAGGCTACCATGGGTTTAAACTAGAGGCAGTAGGCTACCATGGGTTTAAACTAGAGGCAGTAGGCTACCATGGGTTTAAACTAGAGGCCGCAGGCTACCATGGGTTTAAACTAGAGGCAGTAGGCTACCATGGGTTTAAACTAGAGGCCGTAGGCTACCATGGGTTTAAGCTAGAGGCAGTAGACTACCATGGGTTTAAACTATAGGCAGTAGGCTACCATGGGTTTAAACTAGAGGCAGTAGGCTACCATGGGTTTAAACTAGAGGCAGTAGGCTACCATGGGTTTAAACTAGAGGCAGTAGGCTACCATGGGTTTAAACTAGAGGCCGTAGGCTACCATGGGTTTAAGCTAGAGGCAGTAGGCTACCATGGGTTTAAGCTAGAGGCAGTAGGCTACCATGGGTTTAAACTAGAGGCCGTAGGCTACCATGGATTTAGGCTAGAGGCAGTAGGCTACCATGGGTTTAAACTAGAGGCAGTAGGCTACCATGGGTTTAAACTAGAGGCAGTAGGCTACCATGGGTTTAAACTAGAGGCAGTAGGCTACCATGGGTTTAAACTAGAGGCAGTAGGCTACCATGTGGTTGACGTTTGTCAACCTGCCTCTCAGAACTTCTCAAGTCTTGCTGagtgagaagggggggggaaacactACCTATTTGTGGCTCACTGGGGGAGGGGTCTTCTTgaaaggaatgtgtgtgtgtgtgtgtgtgtgtgtttgtgtgtgtgcatgtgtagtgtgtgggggtgtgtgttttggtctgtgggtgtgtagatgtgaaagtgtgtgtgtttgtgcgtgtgtgtgtgtgtgtgtgtgtctgtgagtcagtttgtgggtgtgtgtctctgtgtgcgtgtgcttctaAGGCCCCATCCACATGGGTGAAAACTATCTTTTCCCTCCGTTTTCCTTGGCTGCGTTTTAGGAATATCCTcgtaaagacggactcattgcgaaaacgcatcgagctgtagaatcgctgtagtacatattcaaggcCTCTGtgtggcgctggttctccaccaaaaaaagaagacgAGGCGGAGCATGGCATCAAGCCTCAAGAACTCTAACCTCGCCCGCCGGTGGGGGGGCGAAGTCCTCATCGTTTGCGTATctggcgtccacacgaatccgaACACAAATTATTATCTTAGGgaccactcacactagggccgcggccccgtgcccgagctcatttgcatactaaagtctagaacgtttggctagtgtgaccacgccatccgtaatCCAGcccggaacagccccttggccacggcacacttgggagaggtgtttcgtggccaaagtacagatgctaatgagatgacacgcgtacacgcgcggatacgcaacgtgagctggatgacgtagtccttgcgcgacccttctttctttataggtccatgcccttcttccccacaacaatcatttcaaacaatggcggcaagcggttcacgagtgggtgaagtcgagtgtttaccTGAAATTTGGGCAGACGAAAGCATTcagtcgcagctggacaccacgcttggtgatgacgtatttatcgtattacgacgtgatgacgtacgtatgaaggagcaatcgtgcccaggccacgtcCCCGCtggcagtgtgaccacgggccagcggggggagtggggaggggggcaatcgtgctgaatcttcttgcagcacggaacaggcaaacttgcctagtgtgagtgcgcccttatCCAACCTGGGACCTCGTTTCAAAAGGTGTGTTTTCGAGCGCTGAAGATTTCTGCGTTTCACCGAAAAATCattccgtgtggacggggccttttcaggaggggggggggtgggggggggagcaggagaaggaggaggaggagggaggagaggaggaggaggaggaggaggaggaggaggagggagaggaggaggaggagggagaggaggaggaggaggaggaggaggagggagaggaggaggaagaggaggaggacggagaggaggaggaggaggaggacggagaggaggaggaggaggagggggaggaggaggagccgcccCGCCCCGCCGATCAGGGCATAACATCAAACTATTACATCAAGCACTTTTCATATTATTACACTTTACAGACATTATCAATATCATACTATTACACTTTAGAAGGATTTTGAACATCAAACTATTAAACCAAGCATTTCTATATGCATAAAGATCATAAAAAGGAATTCATATCATTGTGTTAATATCAAACTATTACACAAATTGTGTGTTAATACAATTACAAAGAACTATGGTTGCAGCATTACCAAATGAGTAACGTTGTATAAGGCCCAACGAACACGGTGCTGCAACGCCTGCCctagcaccaataggaagcCTCGCTGctggccctagcaccaataggaagcCTCGCTGCCGGCCctagcaccaataggaagcCTCGCTGCCGGCCctagcaccaataggaagcCTCGCTGCCGGCCCAAGCACCAATAGGAAGCCTCGCTGCCGGCCctagcaccaataggaagcCTCGCTGCCGGCCctagcaccaataggaagcCTCGCGCTGCCTTTGAGATATGTTTTGAAAGCAGCAGATCAACCAACCCAGTGGGTAGGCTGCCGTAACGTTATAGAGCTTGTAAGTCGCCattgctcatgggacctatgagaccgaaaaaaatgaatgggggtcaatggagagaaagtaattattttctgatcccagtcattaaatgccttggattacacatatgttttgtgtgggtctaaataaaaaaaattcactTAAAGAGTTTGACAGTATATTGTATGATTATTCAGCTGAAGGCTGTGGAAAAGACCCAACGAGAAAGACTACGCGTCACATATGTGACGTCACATCAATACACATTCCCAACATaggtgtaatccggggcatataaagactgggatcagaaaataattactttctctccattgactcccattcatttttttcggtctcataggtcccatgagcaatggcgacttacgagctctataggCTACCAGTTGTTTAATGACTACATATATGGCCCTGATGCCCATTATTCTGTTTGTGCTTACAATGATAGACACATTAATTCATAGTTACTTTATACTGTCGGGCACTTTGTTTACGGTTAAGTCATTTTACTCACTTTATTTACTGTCATTGCTCATTCTTTGCATTGTAgaattattcatctactgcattAACAGTCTACAAATGTAGGCGACAGGATATTGTAGCCTATCAAGCCGGGATGTATGAAACAGCTTTAAAAAGCGCTCTTTCAACGCTACGCTAGCGATAACGCTAGCGGATAGGACAGTGGCGTGAAGGATAGCGGGCCAGCGCGCCGCCGAGCGTTTAGCCGCCGCCGGTGTGTTTTTGGCTTCAAAACAATGAACTCAACACCGGTGTTTGATATGAACTAAAGTAACAGACTGGTGGTAAAACTGTCCCTGTGTTACATCGCCACCTTGTGGATCAAACATGAACTTACCCATTTATTCCAATAAAAGACAAAGTGAAGGCAGTTGAATTGTTCACGCAACTGATCAGAGAGCATCCCCCTGGTAAAGTTTTGATTTAATAATGTTCAAAAATTAGAATACATTTCCAAATTATTGTGGGCTATAACTTAATTATCCTATCCCTATCGCGTTTTCTCTCGAGCCTTTTGTCCGTTCCTGGCACctgtagaaacatggcggaGCAAAACGAGGATTCCGTTTCTTTATTGGGTCCCTGGTTCCTACCAGGTTATTTAAACACTAGATTCTTATTTCCATGGGATTATTCTCTAATTAAAATGAATTTTTATGAATGTCATATTCAATTCCATTTCGCTAGATGCCACCAATGATAAACCTTTAAGATATTAaaacatcaaccaatcaggtTTCAGCAGCATCATGACCCCAGATGGCGCTGTTTCCTCCACAGttcaattattattactagtTTATTACTTCCTAAATAAATACGTTTAGGCCTATTTTGTCGTCATACGATGACATAATCTGGCAATAATTGAATCTTCTGCAAAATAACTTTTATATCTTGATTGTATTTTTCTATGGCTTACATACCGTTACATTTACATCATTAGGTGGCATGTGATACGGGCCGTTTAGGTGACAGACAAGCCTCAACAGACACGTGCACTATTCATCACACCACAGCCAGAACGTCCCCACACCTTTTATTGAGGGTCAGGAAATTCATTCATGAAAGGACAACTCTGCATTTCTCCTGACATGAGAACCACGAGACCCAGGGTTCCTAAAGGAGCACGACTCAGAACATCAAGAGAGAACTCAAACAATCAAGTagaatgttttaaaaaaatacaacaaagcCTGGTTACATCATATACATAATCCATATTCATATATAATTCAACCAGGTTTAAGTTAAAGAAAGTAAATTTGGATCTGAAGTCTCGAACAAACCTTTACACCAACTAACCCCAACCCAACCAATACTAACCCAACCCACACTAACCCAACCCACACTAACCCGTCTCTACAGAAACCACTCACACAGTCCTCCCATCGGACATCTTATTTAATGAGCAGTCAACACGTTACCATGACTACGCAGCGCcgaacccccacacacacacacacacacacacacacacacacacacacacacacacacacacacacacacacacacacacacacacacacgctgaggtCCTCAGAGCTCGTCGTGGCGGAGGGGCGGGGCGCTGGGCTGGATGTACACGCCCTCCATGGCGCGCCACCAGTTGTGCTGATTGGCCGAGGGCATGGCGTGCACCTCGCGCTGCCCGCGGATGGGGTGGCCGTACTGCTCGCCCGTCACGCTCAGGTACACCTGCGTGCCTACGTGCATGAAGCGCACGGCGTCGTCCCGGGCCCAGTGCGGCCCGTCGCACTGCACCGCCCACACGTCCAGGTCGTCACCCTCACCGCCCTCGCCGAACGCACTCAcctcctgtcaatcacaggggACAgcgtcagcacacacacacacacacaccgtcagtacacacacacaccgtcagtacacacacacacacacacacacaccgtcagtacacacacacaccgtcagtacacacacacacacacacaccgtcagtacacacacacaccgtcagtacacacacacaccgtcagtacacacacacacactgtcagtacacacacagacaccgtcagtacacacacacacaccgtcagtacacacacacacacacaccgtcagtacacacacacacacacacacacacttcctatTCTTACATTTTGTAGCCAGTTTCTAAACGAGTGctccagtgagtgagtgagtgagtgagtgacctGGTTGTTGGACAGCGGCGAGGTGAAGTGGTGGGTGTGGAGGTTGCGTCCGGTGGTCATGTGAGTGATGCGGATGGCCTGCCCACAGCGCACGGCCGCCCCCCGCTGGCACGGCCCCCCCGTCTGCCCGCGCACCCTCCAGTAGCTGTTGGCATCGTCGGCACTCTCCACGCCCGTCACAGactgctgcccgctgcctggacgcacaacacaacactgttAGGGTCCACAACGCAACACTGTTAGGGTCCACAACGCAACACCGTTAGGGTCCACAACGCAACACtgttcagtgtttcccacacattgacgagactatggcgccccgccatagtctaatttcggccgccatagtctctgcgtgcacatgaataattattaatatatatatatatatatatatatatatatatatatatatatatatatatatatatattagagctgtcagttaaacgcgttattaacggcgttaacgcaaaccaaatttaacggcgttaaaatttttatcgcgcgattaacgcaattactttatacttttttttttttttttttttttctttggctcaaaacaaagaagcagtagcctgactgctatgttcaaatgacatttgttcaaagcagtcgtttaattgcactataggctctttttttgtatcgtcctgttttgatcagtgtatatgccaatgttgttatcaataaaaaatcatttgcacaaggcaagccgatgcacttcaccatgttgataagagaatttaaatgagaagaattatgggacaaaaaaatcaagggatatttagcatagaaaaagaatttgcgattaatcgcgattaattagagttaactatgacattaatgcgattaatcacgattaaatattttaatcgcttgacagctctaatatatatatatatatatatatatatatatatatatatatatatgtatatatgtatatatatatatttttttttgctcagacaaagttcgtgtcgctctcacaaaaatcgccacatacacccccccccgtcaacaatcgctacataccaccccccccccccccccccccatagtctccaaaatttctgtgggaaacaTTGCTGTTAGGGTCGACAACACAACAGCGGCCTGGGGGTTCTGATGAGGCGGGCCAGTGGTTGAGAGCTGTGTGGTGTCAGAGGGTCTAGTACCCTGTAGAGGGTCTATATAGGGTCTAGTACCCTGTAGAGGATCTAGTACCCTGTAGAGGGTCTATAGAGGGTCTAGTACCATGTAGAGGGTCTAGTACCCTACAGAGGGTCTACAGAGGGTCTAGTACCCTGTAGAGGGTCTACAGAGGATCTACTACCCTGTAGAGGGTCTATAGAGGGTCTAGTACCATGTAGAGGGTCTAGTACCCTACAGAGGGTCTACAGAGGGTCTAGTACCCTGTAGAGGGTCTACAGAGGGTCTAGTACCCTAGAGGGTCTAGTACCCTGTAGAGGGCCTACAGAGGGTCTAGTACCATACAGAGGGTCTAGTACCCTGTAAAGGATCTAGTACCCTACAGAGGGTCTAGTACCCTGTAGAGGGCCTACAGAGGGTCTAGTACCCTGTAAAGGGTCTAGTACCCTGTGTAGAGGGTCTACAGAGGGTCTAGTACCCTACAGAGGGTCTAGTACCCTGTAGAGGGTCTAGTACCCTACAGAGGGACTAGTTCCCTGCAGAGGGTCTAGTACCCTACAGAGGGTCTAGTACCCTACAGAGGGTCTAGTACCCTACAGAGGGTCTAGTTCCCTGCAGAGGGTCTAGTTCCCTGCAGAGGGTCTAGTACCCTACAGAGGGTCTAGTTCCCTGCAGAGGGTCTAGTACCCTGCAGAGGGTCTAGTACCCTGCAGAGGTTCTAGTTCCCTGTAGAGGGTCTAGTTCCCTGCAGAGGGTCTAGTTCCCTGCAGAGGGTCTAGTACCCTACAGAGGGTCTAGTATCAAGCGACTCCAACCCTCCAGGGCAGAGAAAGACTCGTACCGACCCGGTATGGagaacacacgcagacacgggGGCCGAGAGACCCCTGAACACGTTCAGCACGCAGCGcgctacacaacaacacactgacGTCACAATCACAATATGTCACACTAAGCcgctgggggggaaggggggggttcAGGACACGGAGGGGGactaccggggggggggggggggggggggggggtcaggacacGGGGGGGTACCTACCGGAGCCGTACTTGACGTCATGTGAGTGGAGCCGCACGTTGTGTCGCGTGTTGAGGAGCTTCACCAGGGACCCGCAGGTGACCAGGTCCTGGTCCGACTCCCGGCCGTCACAGGAAGCGAGGAACAGCACCAGGAGCCACGGGGCCAAGAGCAGGACCCGGAGCCCGGAGTCCAGAGAGGGGCGGTCGTTCAGAGGCTGCATGCTGGTCTCGATGTTCTCATAGTCGTCCGTCTGGTCTGAAGATGCGCTGTTTTGAGACGCTTTGAAACACTACGCTGatctggaccaatcacagcgtgACAAGTCCTGAAGAGCGGAAGTAAGCAAGCTCCACAAGCTgctgtgtgattggctgatggagATGCGTTCAGGATCACTCTGACCTCTGACTTCCGTCCTCATATGTGGGCTAAATATGTGTTATACttatataaaacataataaaatataCTACAACATACATAATGAATGAAAAGTAAGATAGATACTTGCAGGATACATGTAATTTTGTTTCCAGGAGATTAACGATTGATGAATTTGTCAAaggtttgcatttttttttcttacttgAAAAATGAACCAGTAGCCTACATTAAACAATATCTACATAGGCCTATAGCACCAACGGTATCGAGCCCGCCTTTATCAGCGGACAGCAGataaaatgttttccccataatttCCAGTGATATGGACGCACCATTTTGTTCATGTGTGACGTGTTCCTGTGACGTGTCTCTTAAGTTTCGGCGTACGGGGATCTCTTGGTGCCTTCAAAACAGTCGTAATTTCTCcaaggcacgccccctttttgtcttcatctttctaATATCTGAGAGCAGACCGAAAGCATTGATGACACTCTCAACCAAATGGTTGCacccgtgaagagattttttattttttgtatttgtaccgcGTAGGCCTAGgacattttaatgtcgattttaaatgctctcacacacttgatttcattgctactttattccggtcaccaattatacattgcatggtcttgctgtgcgtgcaatacaatgtaaaaatgtgttgtttgtttttgggcTGGTTGGCTAAAGAGGCTAaagtagctaacaataaacaacaactagccaatttcatgacacaatcacaaagacgaacaggatGCTGtgaatgctccgagaccggaagtGACGTCataagtgcaactcg from Gadus morhua chromosome 11, gadMor3.0, whole genome shotgun sequence carries:
- the sdf2l1 gene encoding stromal cell-derived factor 2-like protein 1, encoding MQPLNDRPSLDSGLRVLLLAPWLLVLFLASCDGRESDQDLVTCGSLVKLLNTRHNVRLHSHDVKYGSGSGQQSVTGVESADDANSYWRVRGQTGGPCQRGAAVRCGQAIRITHMTTGRNLHTHHFTSPLSNNQEVSAFGEGGEGDDLDVWAVQCDGPHWARDDAVRFMHVGTQVYLSVTGEQYGHPIRGQREVHAMPSANQHNWWRAMEGVYIQPSAPPLRHDEL